From Aegilops tauschii subsp. strangulata cultivar AL8/78 chromosome 5, Aet v6.0, whole genome shotgun sequence:
ATCAAAGCTAAAGTTACTGTTTTTGTGGCTATCATGTTGAGGTCTTACTCTTCATATGTGGTAAGTTCACTGTTCTTTTCTGTTGAATGCACAGCTCACTGCTTTCAGTCTTAACTCTTTGTTGCTTGCTGATGTGCTACATTCATGTTTTCAATATTATTGAAGAATTATATTATCTGCAAACTTTCatgaacttttggagaacttatGGATAAAAAAAAAAATTCTTGCTTGTCAATGGAAACAATACACTTTTTGGGTTCCAAGCTTAACTTTGGTATattatattttttttgtttgaaAGTGGCATAACATTCTGTTCCATCTGTGGTCAGACCATTCCTAAGGAATATGCTGCTGTGCACTTTCCACCTGAAAGTGCAACCATCACGCTTCGGAGTCCAGGCAAGAACAAGAAGTGGCATCCCAGATTCTACAAGAAAGGAACTATGATCAAGCTTACGGGCAGTTGGTTACACTTTGTGCGTGACAATGACGTGCATGAGGGAGATATCTGCATTTTTGTACCGGCAAAAGGTGGAAAGCCATTCATGTTTACAGTCCATCTACTTCGCAAAGAAACAACTGATTCTCAAACTGAAGTTTCTCATGAATCTTCGGAGTGTGAGGACTCTCATGGTCAGCCGCCCTACATTTTACCATATGGAGCCCGTCTATCTCCCTCTCAGAGGAGTGCCGTTAAAAAGAAAGTGGACTCCATCCAATCTGAAGTTCCAATTTACGTGTCAATCATGACAAAGAGCAACCTTGGTTCCAGACACATGGTAGTAAGCTAATTCCTTTTTAATATCGAATTGTTACCTTTTGATCTTTATTAACTTTTATGAGTATATGATTCTTGACCTTCCTACAAGAAACTATATTTGGTTAACTATATAACTCCAAATTAAACCTAGAAATACAGTTTCTGATGTTTTAATGGAAAATTATTCAGTCTGTGACTAAAGTCTATACCATGTATCTAACTATCTATCTATGGAATACCAGGAATTGAGTAAACGATATGCCGCTGAACATCTCCCCCACAGAAATGTAACTTTGATGTTCCAGTACATGGGAAAGATATGGAATATCAATATGTTGTTTCATGATCGGAAGTACCCCAAAAGGTGGTACCTTATCGGAGGTTGGTCCAAATTTATCTCTGACAACAGTCTGCGATTAGGAGATATCTGTCTCTTTGAACTGAAAAAGGACGAGAAGGAGCTTACCGTGATAGTCCATCTACTTCGCAAAGAGAGTATTGATCACCCCTCTGGTGTAAGTCCTGTTCTGGACTCGAATTATGTGAGGGCAAGCACAATGATTGCCTCAACAGTGCATGTTGGGGAGGAGCCAGATGACGGTATGACAGTATTACACAAGTATTAGTACTATAAAAATTCACATATTTTATTTCTGATTTATGCGAAACCTTGTTCAGAAGAAGAAACCGCCTCTTCAGGGCGTGAAGAACAAGGATTCGATGACGAGCCTATCGAGCATAACTATTCCGAGGGAGCCTCTAAGGTCTCCTATATGCTTTTCTATGCCAACTTCACTTCTCTTAAATATTATGTTTGATATTCCTTAATAACATTCTGGTCCTTTTAAACATTTTGTTGAGTCGTTTTTTGTAATATCCTGGTTCGTTTCTCTTAGTACAATATTTCCATGTTCATCAGACGACATAAAAGTTGTATTGTCAATTTTTTTGTACAGGCACACATGCCTACTGCTCCATGCTCAGAGAGTAACGCGTCTGGAATCAGCCCGTCACCGGAAGCTAGAGAGCAAGCTGCTGGTTGTTCAAAGTAATTCACTTAGCCATGCATAAATGCCTGTATTCATTTAATTACTAGATGCTACCTTGATGTCACTTGGCATGCATTTAATagcctactccctccgtcctcaAATAAGTGGACGTTTAGCATTCCAAATTTGTCCACAAAAGAGTGTACTTTTATCTTCTCGATGCACTTTAAAGTAGAAAAAAATGCTTCTTTTTCATCACACGAGAATCAAACCCAATAACATTCAACACATGGTCTCCACATTTTTTACATGCACTTAGCTCATTGGAGGTGATGGAATAAAAGAGGAGAGAGGTGGTGGCTTGCACCTTCCCAATGCATTTTCTACTCCACGCCATAATTTGTCTTGACATTTCTATATGTACACTTATTTGAGGATGGAGGGAGTAACTGATTTTTTGATCACCTTATGTTTGCAGCAAAAGTTTTGCAACAGAATTTCCAAATAAGCCTAGCTCCACTATGGAACACAACAGGATTATCCACACTGACAGAGCGGCAGCATCAGAAGTTATTGGTTTGTCAGACTACAGGATCCACAACAGTTGTGATAGTATTGATTCACAAGGAGGAGAGTCTCTTGCTGTTCAACAGCAATCGAGTCCTAGTCCTGGAATTGGCAATTCGGTTAATCCGGTATGGGATAGCTTGTTCTCTGGAACACCTTCAAAatgctgtttttgcttgtttatATAATCCTCTTATTTCAACAGAGCAGGTGTTCTATTTTTAGAAGTTTTTTTGTGCAGTGTCGTGTTTCTAGCATATGAGTTTTGTCAGAGCAGGTGTTCTATCATATGCAACAGATTTTTGAGTTTTGACCGTGACACATTCACAACCAATGTCGTGTGTATATAAGACTAGCAATATTGAACCTCCAGTAAAGTCTCCATGAGCTGTGTTGTTGATAGACGGCAGATTAGTTGTTTATAAGTTCTTGTTCTTCGTGACATACCAAAATACGAATTTAGGAGGCTAATATAGTATATGGTCTTTTTTGGCGTTCAAACATAGCAATGCGAATTTAGTTAGTCAGTCCCTTCCCAGCATTGCACAGCATAGCCATCAAGCTAGAACTGTATGTTGTATGTTCCTTTTCATACGGAACACTCTTCGGAGCATGACTTTGCCCATTTGTTTGGTTGTACTTAAGTTGTGGATATTCTGTCTGGTGCAGCTTACAGTTTGTCTATCTCTCAGGGTCAGTGCTGAGCAGTGTTCATGTTTTAATTGGTGTTAATTCAGTGCTTCGTGGAGCCCTGTGGTGTACATTTCCTATCATTCTGCAAGTATTTTATTTTCATGCTATTGTATTGTATACTCCGTACGTTCCAGAATAATTCATTGTATGACATGTATCAGGATTCTTCaagtggtgaccatagaagcgCTGAACGTGTGGAGGGAGAGAGTGATGTTGCTTTACAGTCATTAGTAAGAGTTACAGGCCAGCAGGTAGGCGATGCTGAAAAGGAAGTTAATGCCAGCGGTGGAGAAAATAGTCTTGCAGATCTACCTCATTTAGAGCCTCAAAATGTGGCAGCTGTGCCCAGCCAGGCTGCCTTGCCCATGCCTAAAGAAAAAACTGATACTCAGACAAATCGATCTGCCCAACCAGATGTAGCGCAAGCACAACCTCCACAAGGAGAGGTAGAGCAAGCAGGTCTGTCTGGTGTGGCATCGCCTCAGCCTTTACAACCAGCACAACTTGCGCAAAGAGAGGCAGAACAAGATCTATCTGGTGTAGCCTCACCTTCACAACCTGAAACCCGACCGTCAATATCTGGGTTTGTCGAAACTCGGTCCAATCTTGTAACTCAGTCTGTCGAACAAAGTATAGCACCCGTACAATTTCCACAAGAACAAGCAGGTCTGTCTGGTGTAGCATCTGCTCAGCCTTTGGTGCCTGAAATGCAGCCATCAACCCCATTGTCAAATATTCCGCTCGAAAGAGCACACCCGAATCGGGGTCAATCAAGTCGTCAACCAGAGGCCGCAGCTGGTTCTGCCCAGCCTGCACAACTCTTTCCGGCGCCGTCGATGATGTTTAATCACCCACCAATTGGTGATGAACCACTGAAAAATGAGCTGCACAGGTTACGGTTACACATTGACTCACTTGATAAAATCTATGAATTAAAGGTTTGCATTCTTTCCTCTTGCTTACATACATCTTGAGTTTGAATTTGTCATGCTAATTCTGGATTCATCATGTTCTCATTGATTCCACTTTCACTTATGAACAGCAATCGCAACTTCAGACAGAGTGCAGCCAAGAAATTGAGAAGATAAAACAAAAATATGATTTGTTACTTGAGGAACAGGATTCTGTTCACCTTGAGCAAATGAAGACACTTGATGGTTTATTGGAGAAAGTTGTCTTCCACCAATCACTAGCTGCCGATTTCCGAGCCAAATTCATATCACCATCTGCAGCACAAGGTAATCAATATAGGCAATCATATTTGATGTGTAGAGAAGGATTTTGTGAGCCAAATTTCTGTTGCCACGTCTTATTTTTATCGTGGGTTTTGGATTCGAAGATTCTGTTTTCCTCTCTACATATTTGTTTTCTGTTCTTCAGTGTTTGGATGATCAATTATGTTTATGCTTTATTACTTTGTTTTCATAATGAGTTCCTGAGCGCAACTGCCAAGCGTGTATGCTTGTCAAGTTGTCATGCTCTCATGGTTTGAATAGGCTCGTGCTGAAAATAGTACTACCTCCGCCCCGGTGTATAAGTCATTCGCGTAGTTCCAGGTCGACAATTTAACTATCTAAATATGTATTATATGtgacaaaaaatatatatttagaaactacatccgtgTAGAAATCTAGTGATATACTTTTCATGACATATAACACATATTTAATTCCTCAAatcgatgacctagaactacgcgaATGACTTATACACCGAGGTGGA
This genomic window contains:
- the LOC109736772 gene encoding uncharacterized protein, with protein sequence MYQTPPYPGAAEGAVPSSLMDTPLTEERRAARRVRRRVCSSGSPTSLNHGESDDAQEMSTNSTEISSSDCYTQLSSESSDEGCENRSSGHRRKRRKTSVISSASEQSGQDSPSACESLESDDVQITPGKDYVLPQRCDLSDAEKNRVVALIKEIKAKVTVFVAIMLRSYSSYVTIPKEYAAVHFPPESATITLRSPGKNKKWHPRFYKKGTMIKLTGSWLHFVRDNDVHEGDICIFVPAKGGKPFMFTVHLLRKETTDSQTEVSHESSECEDSHGQPPYILPYGARLSPSQRSAVKKKVDSIQSEVPIYVSIMTKSNLGSRHMELSKRYAAEHLPHRNVTLMFQYMGKIWNINMLFHDRKYPKRWYLIGGWSKFISDNSLRLGDICLFELKKDEKELTVIVHLLRKESIDHPSGVSPVLDSNYVRASTMIASTVHVGEEPDDEEETASSGREEQGFDDEPIEHNYSEGASKAHMPTAPCSESNASGISPSPEAREQAAGCSNKSFATEFPNKPSSTMEHNRIIHTDRAAASEVIGLSDYRIHNSCDSIDSQGGESLAVQQQSSPSPGIGNSVNPDSSSGDHRSAERVEGESDVALQSLVRVTGQQVGDAEKEVNASGGENSLADLPHLEPQNVAAVPSQAALPMPKEKTDTQTNRSAQPDVAQAQPPQGEVEQAGLSGVASPQPLQPAQLAQREAEQDLSGVASPSQPETRPSISGFVETRSNLVTQSVEQSIAPVQFPQEQAGLSGVASAQPLVPEMQPSTPLSNIPLERAHPNRGQSSRQPEAAAGSAQPAQLFPAPSMMFNHPPIGDEPLKNELHRLRLHIDSLDKIYELKQSQLQTECSQEIEKIKQKYDLLLEEQDSVHLEQMKTLDGLLEKVVFHQSLAADFRAKFISPSAAQAKAYSRPIHQTPQASQQAPMRPPGMTSTSPPAAWSSAGRPVVPGGAQPSQVDRPSTPASSQAPRPPLPSTPVVRLPINPGNLVRTTGAPMPRVPPRGSHGVPSAPAPHLQCRLPPRAHSTAPANQRQQQHATSVSPQSSHAVPPVSSSPLPPSSSQATHHGSSTRMDVDVVCLSDDE